In a genomic window of Bacillota bacterium:
- a CDS encoding 30S ribosomal protein S12, which yields MPTLNQLVRRGRKKAEKKSTAPALKNSPQKRGVCTRVYTTTPKKPNSALRKVARVRLTNGVEITAYIPGIGHNLQEHSVVLVRGGRVKDLPGVRYHIIRGTLDTAGVQGRNRGRSKYGTKRPKAAKA from the coding sequence GTGCCGACGCTTAACCAGCTGGTTCGAAGAGGCAGGAAAAAGGCAGAAAAGAAATCGACTGCTCCTGCTCTGAAGAATTCTCCCCAGAAACGGGGGGTCTGCACGAGGGTATATACGACAACACCGAAGAAGCCGAACTCGGCGCTGCGGAAAGTGGCCCGGGTCCGCCTCACAAACGGGGTTGAGATTACCGCTTACATTCCCGGAATCGGGCATAACCTGCAGGAGCATTCTGTCGTCCTTGTCAGGGGAGGCCGGGTCAAGGACCTGCCGGGCGTCCGTTACCACATCATCAGGGGAACCCTGGATACTGCCGGTGTTCAGGGAAGGAACCGGGGCAGGTCGAAGTATGGAACGAAGCGGCCCAAGGCGGCAAAGGCGTAG
- the nusG gene encoding transcription termination/antitermination protein NusG, with product MEKKWFVIHTYSGYENKVKANLEKRVASMGMQDKIFRVLVPMEDEIEIKDGKRRVSKRKVFPGYVLVEMILTDDSWYVVRNTPGVTGFVGTGNKPVPLQPAEVRAIMRQMGLEEARTKIDLDLGESVRVIAGPFENFIGTVEEIYPEKNKLKVLVSMFGRETPVELDFTQIEKLD from the coding sequence ATGGAAAAGAAGTGGTTTGTAATTCACACCTATTCCGGCTATGAAAACAAGGTGAAGGCAAACCTGGAAAAGCGGGTGGCGTCCATGGGGATGCAGGACAAGATTTTCCGCGTCCTCGTGCCCATGGAGGATGAAATCGAAATCAAGGATGGAAAACGCCGCGTTTCCAAGCGAAAGGTTTTTCCCGGTTATGTTTTGGTGGAGATGATCTTGACAGACGACTCCTGGTACGTGGTTCGGAATACACCCGGTGTAACCGGTTTTGTTGGGACTGGGAACAAGCCGGTTCCCCTGCAGCCGGCCGAGGTGCGGGCGATTATGCGGCAGATGGGATTGGAGGAGGCGCGCACAAAGATCGATCTGGACCTGGGCGAAAGCGTCCGCGTGATCGCCGGGCCCTTTGAAAATTTCATCGGCACGGTGGAGGAGATTTACCCTGAAAAGAACAAACTGAAGGTGCTCGTCTCGATGTTCGGGCGGGAGACCCCGGTTGAACTGGACTTCACGCAGATTGAAAAGTTAGATTGA
- a CDS encoding 50S ribosomal protein L10, whose translation MLKLEEKKRVVAELEAKLKSSRAAIFTDYRGLNVAEANQLRKSFREAGSEFRVVKNTLIRLAAQQGGIEGIDRFLTGPTAVAFDFRDPVVPAKLLMDFTKTTRSLDIKGGLVEGRLVGFEEIKYLADLPGREVLISRVVGGFLSPLVGLSSVLQGPLRKLVYALKAVQEQKQKAAG comes from the coding sequence ATGCTAAAGCTCGAAGAAAAGAAGAGGGTTGTAGCAGAACTCGAAGCAAAGCTTAAGTCCTCCCGGGCAGCCATTTTCACCGATTACCGGGGCCTGAATGTGGCCGAAGCCAACCAGCTCCGAAAGTCCTTCCGGGAGGCTGGTTCCGAATTCCGCGTTGTTAAAAACACCTTGATCAGGCTGGCGGCGCAGCAGGGCGGGATTGAAGGGATCGATCGGTTCCTGACGGGGCCCACGGCGGTTGCCTTTGATTTCCGGGACCCTGTGGTTCCTGCCAAGCTGCTGATGGATTTCACCAAAACAACCCGCAGCCTCGACATCAAGGGTGGCCTTGTTGAAGGCCGGCTCGTGGGGTTTGAGGAAATAAAATACCTGGCCGACCTTCCCGGCCGGGAAGTTTTGATTTCGAGAGTGGTGGGAGGTTTTCTTTCACCCCTTGTGGGGCTGAGTTCGGTTTTACAGGGGCCTTTGCGGAAGCTGGTTTACGCCCTGAAGGCGGTTCAGGAACAAAAACAAAAGGCAGCCGGCTAA
- the rpsG gene encoding 30S ribosomal protein S7 — translation MPRRGSVPKRDVLPDPVYGSKVFTKLVNKVMWDGKKSLAEKICYGAFDIIKARTKRNPMEVFEQALKNVMPVLEVKARRVGGANYQVPVEVRPERRLTLGIRWLVNYARERAGKSMQEKLAAEIIDAANNTGGAVKKKEDTHKMAEANKAFAHYRW, via the coding sequence TTGCCTCGCCGTGGTAGTGTCCCCAAGCGGGACGTTTTGCCGGATCCCGTTTACGGGAGCAAGGTTTTTACAAAGCTGGTCAACAAGGTGATGTGGGACGGGAAGAAGAGCCTTGCCGAGAAGATTTGCTACGGCGCTTTTGACATCATCAAGGCCAGGACAAAGCGGAACCCGATGGAGGTCTTCGAGCAGGCCTTGAAGAACGTGATGCCCGTCCTGGAGGTTAAGGCGCGGCGCGTGGGCGGCGCCAACTACCAGGTTCCTGTGGAGGTGCGGCCGGAACGCCGCCTGACCCTGGGAATCCGGTGGCTGGTAAATTACGCGCGGGAACGCGCCGGCAAGAGCATGCAGGAAAAGCTGGCGGCGGAAATTATTGATGCCGCAAACAATACCGGCGGCGCCGTCAAGAAGAAGGAGGATACCCATAAAATGGCGGAGGCCAACAAGGCTTTTGCCCATTACCGGTGGTAA
- the rplK gene encoding 50S ribosomal protein L11 — MAKKVTAVVKLHIPAGKATPAPPVGSALGPHGVNIMAFCKEFNERTAAEAGMIIPVEVTIYQDRSFSFICKTPPASILLKKAAGIESGSGEPNRKKVGKVTRAKVREIAELKMRDLNAADLEAAARMIEGTARSMGIEVVD; from the coding sequence ATGGCAAAAAAAGTTACTGCCGTGGTAAAGCTTCATATCCCGGCCGGTAAAGCCACCCCGGCGCCCCCGGTAGGATCAGCTTTGGGCCCGCATGGTGTCAACATTATGGCTTTCTGCAAGGAGTTCAACGAGCGTACCGCCGCCGAGGCAGGAATGATTATTCCTGTTGAGGTGACAATATACCAGGATCGTTCCTTCAGCTTTATCTGCAAGACGCCGCCGGCTTCCATTCTTTTGAAGAAGGCGGCGGGAATTGAGTCTGGTTCCGGCGAGCCCAACCGTAAGAAGGTCGGGAAGGTAACGCGCGCCAAGGTCCGGGAAATTGCCGAACTAAAAATGCGGGATCTCAATGCAGCAGATCTCGAGGCTGCGGCAAGGATGATTGAGGGGACGGCCCGGAGCATGGGAATCGAGGTTGTCGATTAG
- a CDS encoding 50S ribosomal protein L7Ae-like protein, which translates to MERLLNARKKTVGTKQTRKAVEKGQARVVYVAKDAEARITSPLLQLCAEKNVEVVMLDSMEELGKACGIKVGAASAAVIE; encoded by the coding sequence GTGGAAAGACTGCTTAACGCGCGCAAGAAAACGGTGGGAACAAAACAAACCCGAAAAGCGGTTGAGAAAGGCCAGGCGCGGGTGGTTTATGTTGCAAAAGACGCGGAAGCGCGGATCACTTCTCCTTTGCTCCAGTTGTGCGCTGAGAAGAACGTCGAAGTGGTGATGCTGGATTCCATGGAGGAGCTCGGTAAAGCATGCGGGATTAAGGTGGGAGCAGCCTCGGCGGCAGTCATCGAGTAG
- the rplA gene encoding 50S ribosomal protein L1 — translation MPKRGKKYREALKKIERGVLYEPEAALRLVKETALARFDETVEVSVRLGIDPRHADQQVRGAVVLPHGTGKSRKVLVFAKGEKAEEAQEAGADYVGAEELIEKIQGGWLDFEVAVATPDMMSKVGKLGKLLGPRGLMPNPKTGTVTFDVGRAVKEIKAGKIEYRADKTGILHVPIGKVSFPLENLLENFRTFMEAVIKAKPAAARGQYLKSITVSSTMGPGIKINPQKAAS, via the coding sequence ATGCCGAAGCGAGGCAAGAAGTACCGGGAAGCTTTAAAGAAGATCGAACGAGGCGTTTTATACGAACCCGAAGCAGCCCTGAGGCTGGTCAAGGAGACAGCCCTGGCCAGGTTTGACGAAACTGTAGAGGTTTCTGTGCGCCTGGGAATCGATCCCCGCCACGCTGACCAGCAGGTGAGGGGAGCGGTTGTGCTTCCCCACGGCACCGGAAAATCCCGCAAGGTGCTTGTTTTTGCGAAGGGCGAAAAGGCCGAGGAGGCTCAAGAAGCGGGAGCCGACTATGTGGGAGCAGAAGAACTGATCGAAAAAATCCAGGGCGGCTGGCTGGACTTTGAGGTTGCCGTTGCCACGCCGGACATGATGAGCAAGGTGGGAAAACTGGGGAAACTGCTCGGGCCGCGGGGGTTGATGCCCAACCCGAAGACGGGAACGGTAACCTTTGACGTGGGCCGGGCGGTGAAAGAGATTAAAGCGGGTAAAATCGAGTACCGCGCGGATAAGACGGGAATTCTGCACGTCCCGATCGGGAAGGTTTCCTTCCCGCTGGAAAACCTCCTTGAGAACTTCAGGACCTTCATGGAGGCCGTAATTAAGGCAAAGCCTGCCGCAGCCCGCGGCCAGTACCTGAAAAGCATCACCGTTTCTTCGACAATGGGCCCGGGGATTAAGATCAACCCCCAGAAAGCCGCCAGCTAA
- the rplL gene encoding 50S ribosomal protein L7/L12 encodes MSKVAEIIEAVKGMTVLELAELVKALEEEFGVTAAAPVAMAAGPAPAAVEAPAEEEKTEFDVILKAAGDKKINVIKVVREITGLGLKEAKELVDNAPKPVKEKIGKEEAEAIKAKLQEAGAEVEVK; translated from the coding sequence ATGAGCAAGGTAGCGGAAATTATCGAAGCGGTTAAGGGAATGACGGTTCTGGAGCTTGCAGAACTGGTAAAAGCCCTGGAGGAGGAGTTTGGGGTAACCGCTGCGGCTCCGGTTGCGATGGCAGCAGGCCCTGCCCCCGCGGCTGTAGAAGCCCCGGCCGAAGAGGAGAAAACCGAATTTGACGTTATTTTGAAAGCTGCCGGAGACAAGAAGATCAACGTAATCAAGGTGGTTCGAGAGATTACGGGGCTTGGGCTGAAAGAGGCAAAAGAGCTTGTTGACAATGCTCCAAAGCCGGTGAAAGAGAAGATCGGCAAAGAAGAGGCAGAGGCCATCAAAGCAAAACTCCAGGAGGCCGGAGCGGAGGTTGAAGTTAAGTAG
- the rpoB gene encoding DNA-directed RNA polymerase subunit beta, giving the protein MAYPYPIQAGQHQRWNYGRISEVLEMPNLIEIQQQSYEWFLKVGLRELFRDVSPIQDFTGNLALEFIDYTLGEPKYTVEECKERDVTYAAPLRVKVRLTNRETGEIKEQDVFMGDFPLMTEKGTFIINGAERVIVSQLVRSPGVYYHASSDAAGKKIYGATVIPNWGAWLELETDPHDAIYVRVDRTRKLPVTVLIRALGYSTNASILELYDDNESIKATLERDNTQSYEEALVEIYKRLRPGEPPTIDSARALLEGLFFDPRRYDLGYVGRYKLNKKLKLDVPRETRCLTREDIIKVVEYLLKLIKGEGQVDDIDHLGNRRLRSVGELLQNQFRIGLARMERVVRERMTIQDVDTITPQALINIRPVVAAIKEFFGSSQLSQFMDQTNPLAELTHKRRLSALGPGGLSRERAGFEVRDVHHSHYGRMCPIETPEGPNIGLIGSLSTYARVNEYGFIETPYRKVDKERGVVTDEIVYLTADEEDEYIIAQANAPLDEEGRFATPRVNARRGHEIIVVPSSEVDYMDVSPKQVVSVAAALIPFLEHDDANRALMGANMQRQAVPLLRTEPPLVGTGIEHRVARDSGVIITAHHDGIVQSVTADKICIRRDDGIVDTYTLTKFARSNQGTCINQKPIVTKGQRVSAGDVIADGPCTSGGELALGRNVLIAFMPWEGYNFEDAILISEKLVKEDYFTSIHIEEYECDARDTKLGPEEITRDIPNVGEDVLKDLDERGIIRVGAEVRPGDILVGKVTPKGETELTAEERLLRAIFGEKAREVRDTSLRVPHGESGRVVDVKVFSREKGDELPPGVNQLVRVYVAQKRKISVGDKMAGRHGNKGVISRILPEEDMPFLPDGTPVEIVLNPLGVPSRMNIGQVLECHLGWAAHELGVYVASPVYDGARENDIFETLKRAGLPPNGKTVLYDGRTGEPYDHEVTVGYLYMLKLAHLVDDKIHARSTGPYSLVTQQPLGGKAQFGGQRFGEMEVWALEAYGAAYTLQEILTVKSDDVVGRVKTYEAIVKGENVPEPGVPESFKVLIKELQSLCLDVRVLSETAEEIEIKEDEEDISETAKELDLDLGEARVPAAAKTGKAKSLAAQEGEPDEEEAEEPEIEDVAEDFGLLTGSGGSFGQKFLAGAKGEEDEYFLDFKDEEDEDLTRQSRRTRAKAKVSQRRGSFLDDLAAEEDES; this is encoded by the coding sequence GTGGCTTATCCGTATCCGATTCAGGCAGGACAGCACCAGCGCTGGAATTACGGGCGCATTTCAGAAGTACTCGAAATGCCGAATTTAATTGAAATTCAGCAGCAGTCTTATGAATGGTTTTTAAAAGTCGGATTGCGTGAATTATTTCGCGATGTTTCACCGATCCAGGACTTTACAGGCAACCTGGCTCTTGAGTTTATAGATTACACCTTGGGAGAACCAAAATACACTGTAGAGGAATGCAAGGAGCGGGATGTTACTTACGCCGCACCGCTGCGGGTAAAAGTTCGCCTGACGAACCGGGAAACCGGAGAGATTAAGGAGCAGGATGTTTTTATGGGGGACTTCCCCCTGATGACTGAAAAGGGAACCTTTATCATTAACGGAGCAGAGCGGGTCATTGTCAGCCAGCTTGTCCGGTCGCCCGGTGTTTACTACCACGCCAGCAGTGATGCGGCAGGAAAGAAGATCTATGGAGCTACGGTGATCCCGAACTGGGGGGCCTGGCTGGAACTGGAAACAGATCCTCATGATGCCATCTACGTAAGGGTTGACCGGACCCGAAAACTTCCCGTGACCGTTCTCATCCGCGCCCTGGGCTATTCGACAAATGCAAGCATTCTCGAGCTTTATGATGACAACGAGAGCATCAAAGCAACCCTGGAGCGGGACAATACCCAGTCTTACGAAGAGGCCCTTGTGGAGATTTACAAGCGCCTGCGGCCCGGGGAGCCTCCCACGATAGACAGTGCAAGGGCGCTTCTGGAGGGTCTCTTCTTCGACCCCCGGCGCTACGATCTGGGTTACGTGGGCCGCTACAAGTTAAATAAAAAGCTGAAGCTGGATGTCCCGAGGGAAACCAGGTGCCTGACCAGAGAGGATATTATTAAGGTGGTCGAATATCTCCTGAAGCTCATCAAAGGGGAGGGCCAGGTGGATGACATCGACCATCTGGGAAACCGGCGCCTCCGCTCTGTAGGCGAACTCCTGCAAAACCAGTTCCGGATTGGCCTCGCCCGGATGGAAAGGGTTGTCCGGGAGCGGATGACCATTCAGGACGTTGATACGATCACACCCCAGGCCCTGATCAACATCCGGCCGGTGGTGGCAGCCATAAAAGAATTTTTCGGAAGCAGCCAGCTTTCGCAGTTTATGGACCAGACGAATCCCCTTGCAGAGTTAACCCACAAGCGCCGGCTGAGCGCCCTGGGGCCGGGTGGTTTGAGCCGGGAGCGGGCCGGTTTTGAAGTGCGGGACGTGCACCACTCCCATTACGGGAGGATGTGTCCGATCGAAACTCCTGAAGGGCCGAACATCGGATTAATCGGATCTTTAAGCACCTACGCCCGCGTCAACGAATACGGTTTTATCGAGACCCCCTACCGGAAGGTGGATAAAGAGCGGGGGGTTGTAACCGACGAAATCGTTTACCTTACGGCCGATGAAGAAGATGAATACATCATTGCGCAGGCCAACGCTCCCCTTGACGAAGAAGGGCGCTTTGCAACACCCCGGGTCAACGCCAGGCGCGGACATGAAATCATTGTTGTTCCCTCCTCGGAAGTTGATTACATGGACGTTTCTCCGAAACAGGTGGTGAGCGTCGCGGCGGCTTTGATTCCCTTTCTGGAGCACGATGACGCCAACCGGGCCTTGATGGGCGCCAACATGCAGCGCCAGGCGGTGCCTCTTCTCCGGACCGAGCCGCCCCTGGTGGGCACCGGAATCGAACACCGGGTGGCTCGGGACTCCGGGGTGATCATTACGGCCCATCACGACGGGATCGTTCAGAGCGTAACCGCCGACAAGATTTGCATCAGGCGTGATGATGGGATTGTAGACACCTACACCCTTACTAAGTTTGCCCGGTCGAACCAGGGGACATGTATCAATCAAAAACCTATTGTTACCAAGGGCCAGCGCGTGTCTGCAGGGGATGTGATCGCCGACGGCCCCTGTACTTCAGGAGGGGAACTGGCCCTCGGCCGGAATGTCCTGATCGCGTTTATGCCCTGGGAAGGGTATAACTTTGAGGACGCGATCCTCATCAGCGAAAAGCTTGTCAAGGAGGACTACTTTACTTCCATTCACATTGAAGAATACGAATGTGATGCCCGGGATACCAAGCTGGGGCCCGAGGAGATCACGCGGGACATCCCCAATGTGGGGGAGGATGTGCTCAAGGATCTGGATGAGAGGGGAATCATCCGGGTCGGGGCCGAGGTGAGGCCCGGCGATATCCTCGTGGGCAAGGTGACGCCGAAGGGTGAGACCGAGCTGACCGCCGAGGAGCGCCTCCTCCGGGCAATTTTCGGCGAGAAGGCCCGGGAGGTCAGGGACACCTCTTTGCGGGTGCCCCACGGGGAATCGGGCCGGGTGGTTGATGTCAAGGTCTTTTCCCGGGAAAAAGGGGATGAACTTCCCCCCGGGGTGAACCAGCTGGTGCGGGTCTATGTTGCCCAGAAGAGAAAGATCTCTGTCGGAGACAAAATGGCGGGGCGGCACGGCAACAAGGGAGTCATTTCCAGAATTTTGCCGGAAGAGGACATGCCCTTTCTGCCGGACGGCACCCCGGTCGAGATCGTCCTGAACCCGCTGGGTGTCCCCTCCCGAATGAATATCGGGCAGGTGCTGGAGTGCCACCTGGGCTGGGCAGCCCACGAACTGGGGGTTTACGTGGCCTCTCCTGTCTATGACGGGGCGCGGGAAAATGACATCTTCGAAACCTTAAAGCGCGCCGGTTTGCCTCCTAATGGCAAAACAGTGCTTTACGACGGGCGGACGGGCGAGCCCTACGACCACGAGGTTACCGTGGGGTATCTTTACATGCTGAAGCTCGCCCATCTTGTGGATGACAAGATCCACGCCCGCTCGACGGGGCCTTATTCTCTCGTCACCCAGCAGCCCCTGGGCGGCAAGGCCCAGTTTGGAGGCCAGCGGTTTGGGGAGATGGAGGTGTGGGCGCTCGAGGCCTACGGGGCAGCCTATACGCTCCAGGAAATTCTCACCGTCAAGTCGGACGATGTTGTCGGCCGGGTGAAAACCTACGAGGCGATTGTAAAGGGCGAGAATGTACCGGAGCCGGGGGTGCCGGAGTCCTTTAAAGTCTTGATCAAGGAACTCCAGAGCCTCTGCCTCGACGTCCGGGTTCTTTCCGAAACGGCCGAAGAGATTGAAATCAAGGAAGATGAAGAGGATATCAGCGAAACCGCCAAGGAACTCGACCTGGATCTTGGAGAAGCAAGGGTTCCAGCAGCTGCAAAAACGGGAAAGGCTAAAAGTTTGGCTGCCCAGGAAGGAGAGCCGGATGAAGAGGAAGCCGAAGAGCCGGAAATCGAAGATGTTGCAGAAGATTTTGGGCTTTTGACCGGAAGCGGGGGAAGCTTCGGGCAGAAGTTTCTTGCCGGTGCTAAAGGGGAAGAAGACGAGTACTTTTTGGATTTCAAAGACGAAGAAGACGAAGATTTAACCCGGCAGTCCCGGCGTACCCGTGCCAAAGCGAAAGTGAGCCAGAGAAGGGGTTCCTTTTTGGACGATCTGGCAGCTGAAGAAGATGAATCGTAG
- the rpoC gene encoding DNA-directed RNA polymerase subunit beta' yields MLDVSNFEQMRIGLASPEQIRAWSSGEVKKPETINYRTLKPERDGLFCERIFGPTRDWECHCGKYKRVRYKGIICDRCGVEVTRSKVRRERLGHIELAAPVSHIWYFKGIPSRMGLLLDISPRSLEKVLYFVSYIVTDPGDTPLTKKQLLTESEYRENREKYGNRFRAGMGAEAIKELLEEIDLDELSQQLRAELKEATGQRKVRAIRRLEVVEAFRKLGNRPEWMILEVIPVIPPELRPMVQLDGGRFATSDLNDLYRRVINRNNRLKRLLDLGAPDIIVRNEKRMLQEAVDALIDNGRRGRPVTGPGNRPLKSLSDMLKGKQGRFRQNLLGKRVDYSGRSVIVVGPELKLHQCGLPKEMALELFKPFVMKRLVNQGYAHNIKSAKRMVERVRNEVWDVLEDVIKEHPVLLNRAPTLHRLGIQAFEPVLVEGRAIQIHPLVCTGYNADFDGDQMAVHVPLSAEAQAEARILMLSSHNILNPKDGRPVTTPTQDMVLGCYYLTLDREGAKGEGKVFRDFNEAYFAYESKEIDLHARIKVRLDGKLVETTVGRLIFNEVIPPELGYINEVVGKKMLAQIIGKCYRQLGYARTAVLLDGIKKLGFTYATKAGITVGITDVTIPPDKDEILAEAEAEVDRIEQQYRRGLITEEERYERVTGIWQKATDRVTESLLKTLDPLNPVYMMATSGARGNIQQIRQLAGMRGLMADPSGRIIDLPIKANFREGLTVLEYFISTHGARKGLADTALRTADSGYLTRRLVDVAQDVIVREEDCGTREGFYVEEVTDGGDVIETLEERIVGRFTLKPVVHPETGEVIVPADTEITEEHAAAILAAGIRKVLIRSVLTCKTHYGVCQKCYGRNLATGFPVEIGEAVGIMAAQSIGEPGTQLTMRTFHTGGVAGEDITQGLPRVEELFEARKPKGQAIIAECDGIVRITENKGKKEVEIVGETEKYTYQIPFGSRIKVEDGQYVEAGEELTEGSINPHDLLQVKGITAVQAYLLREVQRVYRMQGVDINDKHIEVMIRQMLRKVKVEDPGDTELLPGGLIEVFDFEEENARVLAVGGEPATAKPVILGITKASLATESFLSAASFQETTRVLTEAAIKGKVDPLLGLKENVIIGKLIPAGTGMSRYRNIKVLDEEEFKKPGKEPEEVEERVVSGGEQEEPAGEEAVGLK; encoded by the coding sequence ATGCTCGATGTCAGCAACTTTGAACAGATGAGAATAGGTCTGGCCTCCCCGGAGCAGATCCGGGCCTGGTCAAGCGGGGAAGTTAAGAAACCGGAAACCATTAATTACCGGACTCTCAAACCGGAGCGCGACGGCCTTTTCTGCGAAAGAATTTTCGGTCCCACAAGAGACTGGGAGTGCCACTGCGGAAAATATAAAAGGGTTCGTTATAAAGGGATCATCTGCGACCGCTGCGGGGTCGAGGTAACCCGTTCCAAGGTCCGGCGGGAGCGTCTGGGGCATATTGAACTGGCAGCACCTGTTTCCCATATCTGGTATTTTAAAGGGATCCCGAGCCGGATGGGGCTCTTGCTTGACATCTCCCCCCGCTCCCTGGAGAAGGTTCTTTATTTTGTTTCTTATATTGTTACCGACCCGGGAGATACGCCGCTCACCAAAAAGCAGCTGCTCACAGAATCGGAGTATCGGGAGAACAGGGAAAAGTACGGAAACCGCTTCAGAGCAGGGATGGGCGCAGAAGCGATCAAGGAGCTGCTTGAAGAAATAGACCTGGATGAGTTGAGCCAGCAGCTGCGGGCGGAACTCAAGGAGGCGACGGGCCAGCGCAAGGTTCGCGCCATCCGGCGCCTGGAGGTTGTTGAAGCCTTCCGGAAGTTGGGGAACCGCCCCGAATGGATGATTCTGGAGGTCATTCCGGTGATTCCCCCGGAGCTCCGGCCGATGGTCCAGCTGGACGGGGGGAGATTTGCCACCTCGGATTTGAACGATCTCTACCGCCGGGTGATCAACCGCAACAACCGGTTGAAGCGCCTGCTTGACCTGGGGGCGCCCGATATCATCGTCAGAAACGAAAAGCGGATGCTCCAGGAGGCGGTTGATGCATTAATCGACAACGGGCGGCGCGGCCGTCCGGTCACAGGGCCCGGCAACAGGCCCTTGAAATCCCTGAGCGATATGCTGAAAGGGAAGCAGGGCCGGTTTCGCCAGAACCTGTTGGGGAAGCGGGTGGACTACTCGGGGCGCTCTGTGATCGTCGTCGGTCCCGAATTGAAGCTCCACCAGTGCGGCCTCCCGAAGGAAATGGCCCTGGAGCTCTTCAAGCCCTTTGTCATGAAGCGCCTGGTAAACCAGGGTTATGCCCATAATATCAAGAGCGCGAAGCGGATGGTTGAGCGGGTTCGCAACGAAGTCTGGGATGTTCTGGAGGATGTCATTAAGGAGCATCCCGTGCTCTTGAACCGCGCTCCCACCCTGCACAGGCTGGGAATCCAGGCCTTTGAGCCGGTTCTGGTGGAGGGCCGGGCGATCCAGATTCACCCCCTCGTCTGTACCGGGTACAATGCCGACTTTGACGGGGATCAGATGGCCGTTCACGTTCCTTTGTCCGCCGAGGCCCAGGCCGAAGCGCGGATCCTGATGCTCTCCAGCCACAATATTCTGAACCCAAAAGACGGGCGCCCCGTAACGACCCCAACCCAGGATATGGTTTTGGGTTGCTACTACCTCACTCTCGACAGGGAGGGGGCTAAAGGGGAAGGCAAGGTCTTCCGGGATTTCAACGAGGCTTATTTTGCTTACGAGAGCAAAGAAATTGACCTCCACGCCAGGATTAAAGTGCGCCTTGATGGAAAACTTGTCGAAACGACGGTCGGCCGGTTGATCTTTAATGAGGTTATTCCTCCAGAGCTGGGTTACATCAATGAGGTTGTCGGGAAGAAGATGCTTGCCCAGATCATCGGGAAGTGCTACCGCCAGCTCGGATACGCCCGGACGGCGGTGCTCCTGGATGGAATTAAGAAGCTCGGCTTTACCTACGCCACGAAGGCAGGGATTACGGTAGGGATTACAGATGTCACTATCCCCCCTGATAAGGACGAGATCCTTGCTGAGGCCGAGGCCGAGGTTGACAGAATTGAGCAGCAGTACCGCCGGGGCCTGATTACCGAAGAGGAGCGCTACGAAAGGGTCACCGGAATCTGGCAGAAAGCCACAGATCGGGTAACAGAATCTCTGCTCAAGACCCTGGATCCGCTCAACCCCGTGTACATGATGGCGACTTCGGGGGCGCGCGGAAACATTCAGCAGATCCGCCAGCTGGCGGGAATGCGCGGCTTGATGGCCGACCCCTCGGGCCGGATCATCGACCTTCCCATTAAGGCGAACTTCCGGGAGGGGCTGACGGTGCTGGAATACTTTATTTCCACCCACGGCGCCCGGAAGGGGCTGGCGGATACCGCGCTCCGCACGGCAGACTCGGGTTACCTCACCAGGCGCCTGGTGGATGTCGCCCAGGATGTGATCGTGCGGGAGGAAGACTGCGGAACCAGGGAAGGTTTTTACGTGGAAGAAGTGACAGATGGCGGCGATGTCATCGAAACTTTAGAAGAGCGCATTGTCGGCCGTTTCACTCTGAAGCCGGTTGTTCATCCCGAAACCGGTGAGGTAATCGTTCCTGCTGATACGGAGATTACCGAGGAGCATGCTGCGGCAATTCTTGCTGCCGGAATCAGGAAGGTCCTGATCAGGTCGGTTTTGACCTGCAAGACCCACTACGGAGTCTGCCAGAAGTGCTACGGGCGGAACCTTGCCACAGGCTTTCCGGTGGAGATCGGAGAGGCTGTGGGAATCATGGCGGCCCAGTCGATTGGAGAGCCCGGGACGCAGTTGACGATGCGAACCTTCCATACCGGTGGGGTTGCCGGCGAAGATATCACCCAGGGGTTGCCCCGGGTGGAAGAGCTTTTTGAGGCCCGGAAGCCAAAGGGGCAGGCGATTATCGCCGAGTGTGACGGGATTGTTCGCATTACGGAAAACAAAGGGAAGAAAGAGGTTGAAATCGTAGGCGAAACGGAAAAGTATACCTACCAGATACCCTTTGGCTCGAGAATCAAGGTGGAAGACGGCCAGTATGTGGAAGCAGGTGAAGAGCTGACCGAGGGCTCCATCAACCCCCACGATCTCCTTCAGGTGAAAGGGATTACGGCCGTGCAGGCTTACCTCCTCCGGGAGGTCCAGCGCGTCTACCGGATGCAGGGGGTTGACATCAATGACAAGCACATTGAGGTCATGATCAGGCAGATGCTGCGCAAGGTGAAGGTTGAAGATCCGGGCGACACGGAACTCCTGCCCGGGGGCCTGATCGAGGTCTTTGATTTTGAGGAGGAGAACGCCCGGGTGCTGGCGGTAGGGGGAGAGCCTGCGACGGCAAAACCGGTCATTTTAGGGATTACGAAAGCTTCGCTGGCAACCGAATCCTTCCTTTCCGCGGCTTCCTTCCAGGAGACCACGAGGGTCTTGACGGAAGCGGCGATTAAGGGGAAGGTGGATCCTCTCCTGGGGCTGAAAGAAAACGTCATCATTGGAAAACTGATTCCGGCCGGAACCGGGATGTCCCGCTACCGCAACATCAAGGTGCTTGATGAGGAAGAGTTCAAGAAGCCTGGAAAAGAGCCGGAGGAGGTTGAAGAGCGGGTTGTCTCCGGCGGGGAGCAGGAGGAGCCTGCAGGAGAAGAAGCGGTTGGCCTGAAGTAA